Proteins from a genomic interval of Benincasa hispida cultivar B227 chromosome 7, ASM972705v1, whole genome shotgun sequence:
- the LOC120081535 gene encoding probable aquaporin PIP1-4 has protein sequence MEGKEEDVRLGANKFNERQPIGTAAQSQDDAKDYKEPPPAPLFEPEELTSWSFYRAGIAEFFATFLFLYITVLTVMGVVRSKEATGNTCKTVGIQGIAWAFGGMIFALVYCTAGISGGHINPAVTFGLFLARKLSLTRAIFYMVMQCLGAICGAGVVKGFQPKPYEALGGGANVVNEGYTKGDGLGAEIVGTFILVYTVFSATDAKRSARDSHVPILAPLPIGFAVFLVHLATIPITGTGINPARSLGAAIIYNHDKAWDHHWIFWVGPFIGAGLAALYHQVVIRAIPFKSK, from the exons ATGGAAGGGAAGGAAGAAGATGTAAGACTTGGAGCTAACAAGTTCAACGAGAGACAGCCGATTGGAACGGCGGCGCAGAGTCAGGATGATGCTAAGGACTACAAGGAGCCACCGCCGGCGCCGTTGTTCGAGCCGGAGGAGCTCACTTCATGGTCCTTTTACAGAGCTGGAATCGCCGAGTTTTTCGCTACTTTTCTCTTCCTTTACATCACTGTTTTGACCGTCATGGGTGTCGTACGGTCGAAGGAAGCCACTGGGAATACCTGTAAGACCGTCGGGATTCAGGGGATCGCTTGGGCTTTCGGGGGTATGATTTTTGCTCTGGTTTACTGTACTGCTGGAATCTCCGGTGGCCACATTAACCCGGCGGTGACTTTTGGGCTGTTTCTGGCGAGGAAATTGTCGTTGACCAGGGCGATCTTCTACATGGTGATGCAGTGCCTTGGTGCCATCTGCGGTGCCGGCGTGGTGAAGGGGTTCCAACCCAAACCCTATGAGGCCCTCGGCGGAGGAGCTAACGTCGTGAACGAGGGATACACCAAAGGGGACGGCCTTGGCGCTGAGATCGTCGGAACCTTCATCCTTGTTTACACCGTCTTCTCCGCCACTGACGCCAAACGTAGCGCCAGAGACTCACATGTTCCG attttggcaccgttgccaaTTGGGTTTGCAGTGTTCTTAGTTCACTTGGCCACCATTCCGATCACCGGCACCGGCATCAACCCAGCCCGGAGCTTGGGAGCCGCCATTATTTACAACCACGACAAAGCCTGGGATCACCAC TGGATTTTCTGGGTGGGACCCTTCATCGGCGCTGGTCTTGCAGCTCTGTACCACCAAGTTGTGATCAGAGCCATCCCTTTCAAGTCCAAGTGA